In Deferribacter desulfuricans SSM1, the following are encoded in one genomic region:
- a CDS encoding 3-hydroxyacyl-CoA dehydrogenase/enoyl-CoA hydratase family protein → MRQIKKAAVLGAGVMGATIAAHLANAGVEVVLLDIVPRELTEEEKAKGLTLEDKVVRDRIARNGLQNALKMKPAAFYLKEFAELITVGNFEDDMHKISECDWVVEVVVENMDIKKKLLTEKVVPNFKKGAILSTNTSGLSVNEMAEVLPDDMKKNFLVTHFFNPPRYMRLMEIVPSKYTDPEVVSFMADFISKRLGKGIVYAKDTPNFIGNRIGVYVIYSAFKHLRDLEMTVEEADVAAGPAIGMPKTAIFRLADLVGIDTIVHIGHNSYNLLKDDEEREIYKVPEFLEEMVKKGLLGNKAKQGFYKKEKTAEGRKTYYYDINTGEYKDVVKPKFPSVQATKQIDDVATRIKTVVTGKDKAAEFAWRLLRDSLIYTFNRIPEIADDIVNVDNAMKWGYNWELGPFEIFDAIGVKYFVERAEKEGVKVPEKLKSIERFYKVENGIRYYYDILAGEYKPVPTDEKSINLALLKNAGKVVESNKGASLIDLGDGVYCLEFHTKMNSISGDVLSMVKKSVQYVEENGVGLVLANQGKQFSVGANLAMLAVAIAEGAFDDIYMMVKAFQDAAMAIKYSKVPVVAAPFQMALGGGCEFCLHADARVAHAETYMGLVEIGVGLLPAGGGTKEMAIRAIKLAERYNTDVSPFIFKNFMNIAMAKVSMGAYELFDLGYLTDGDSVTMNIDNLIYDAKMKVLDLAQNYRPKTPLKNLKAPGKSVAASIKSQLWNMKMGGFITEYEEYLGSVIADVITGGDVNPGTLITEEYLLKLERDAFVKLCSQKKTIERIQHMLKKGKPLRN, encoded by the coding sequence ATGAGACAAATTAAAAAAGCAGCCGTTTTGGGTGCTGGTGTGATGGGGGCAACAATTGCCGCTCATTTAGCCAATGCCGGCGTAGAGGTAGTATTGCTTGATATAGTTCCAAGAGAGCTTACAGAGGAAGAGAAGGCAAAAGGTTTAACATTAGAGGATAAGGTTGTTCGTGATAGGATTGCTAGAAATGGTTTACAAAATGCATTGAAGATGAAACCAGCAGCTTTTTATTTAAAAGAGTTTGCTGAGTTAATCACAGTTGGCAATTTTGAAGATGATATGCATAAGATTTCTGAATGTGACTGGGTAGTTGAAGTTGTTGTTGAAAATATGGATATCAAGAAGAAGTTGTTGACTGAAAAAGTAGTTCCAAATTTTAAAAAAGGCGCAATTTTATCAACAAACACAAGTGGTCTTTCAGTTAATGAAATGGCAGAAGTATTGCCAGATGATATGAAAAAGAATTTTCTTGTAACACATTTCTTCAACCCACCAAGATATATGAGATTGATGGAGATCGTACCATCTAAATATACTGATCCTGAAGTTGTTTCTTTTATGGCTGACTTTATCAGTAAACGTTTAGGTAAAGGTATCGTTTATGCCAAAGATACACCTAATTTTATAGGTAACAGAATTGGCGTTTACGTAATCTACTCAGCTTTTAAACATCTAAGAGATCTTGAAATGACTGTAGAAGAAGCTGACGTAGCAGCAGGCCCAGCAATAGGTATGCCAAAAACTGCTATTTTTAGGCTTGCTGATTTAGTTGGTATAGACACTATCGTACATATTGGTCACAACTCATATAATCTTTTGAAAGATGATGAAGAAAGAGAAATATATAAGGTTCCTGAATTTCTTGAAGAAATGGTTAAAAAAGGGTTGCTTGGTAATAAAGCTAAACAAGGATTTTATAAAAAAGAGAAAACAGCTGAAGGTAGAAAGACTTATTACTATGATATAAATACTGGTGAATACAAAGATGTTGTAAAACCTAAATTCCCTTCTGTTCAAGCTACAAAACAGATTGATGATGTAGCGACCAGAATTAAAACTGTTGTTACAGGAAAGGATAAAGCAGCAGAATTTGCATGGAGACTGCTTAGAGATTCTTTAATCTATACTTTTAATAGAATACCTGAGATAGCTGATGATATAGTAAATGTAGATAATGCAATGAAATGGGGTTATAACTGGGAGCTTGGCCCATTTGAAATTTTCGATGCTATAGGTGTTAAATATTTTGTTGAAAGAGCAGAAAAAGAAGGTGTAAAAGTTCCTGAAAAACTCAAGTCAATAGAAAGATTTTATAAAGTTGAAAATGGTATTAGATATTATTACGACATTTTAGCTGGTGAGTATAAACCAGTTCCAACTGATGAAAAAAGTATAAATCTTGCATTATTGAAAAATGCAGGAAAAGTTGTTGAGTCTAACAAAGGTGCTTCACTTATAGATCTTGGTGATGGTGTATATTGCCTTGAATTCCATACAAAGATGAACTCTATCAGTGGCGATGTTCTTTCTATGGTTAAAAAATCAGTTCAGTATGTTGAGGAAAATGGTGTAGGTCTTGTTCTTGCAAATCAGGGTAAACAATTTAGTGTTGGTGCAAACCTAGCTATGCTTGCTGTTGCAATTGCAGAAGGTGCGTTTGATGATATTTATATGATGGTTAAAGCTTTCCAAGATGCTGCTATGGCTATTAAATATTCTAAAGTTCCTGTAGTGGCTGCACCATTCCAGATGGCACTTGGTGGTGGATGTGAATTTTGCTTACATGCTGATGCAAGAGTAGCTCATGCAGAAACATATATGGGACTTGTTGAGATAGGTGTTGGTTTACTTCCAGCAGGTGGTGGTACAAAAGAGATGGCTATTAGAGCTATAAAACTTGCTGAAAGGTATAATACAGATGTTTCACCTTTTATTTTCAAAAACTTTATGAACATTGCTATGGCAAAAGTTTCAATGGGTGCATATGAGCTATTTGATCTTGGTTATTTAACAGATGGTGATTCTGTAACTATGAATATAGATAATCTAATCTATGACGCTAAAATGAAAGTGTTGGATCTTGCTCAAAATTATAGACCTAAAACTCCACTTAAAAACTTAAAAGCACCAGGTAAGAGTGTTGCTGCAAGTATTAAGTCCCAATTATGGAATATGAAGATGGGTGGATTTATCACAGAGTATGAAGAATATCTTGGCAGTGTAATTGCTGATGTGATTACTGGTGGTGACGTAAATCCTGGAACACTTATCACAGAAGAATATTTGTTAAAACTTGAAAGAGATGCTTTTGTTAAGCTTTGCTCACAGAAGAAAACAATTGAAAGAATTCAGCACATGCTTAAAAAAGGTAAACCTTTAAGAAACTAA
- a CDS encoding AMP-dependent synthetase/ligase, whose translation MIKWPFKSVPEILKHNSVKFADKPALGYKKSGKWVDVTYARFYELALMVARGLRKLGIKPGDRVAILSENRPGWVIADMGILSAGAVTVPIYATNTPEQVKYVLNHSESRVVFISNKVQYDKLVQIKDEIPHVEHIISFDRFLGTKDFPVNTHLQLAEISVPLTDDEKNEIEEIIAKIEPDDLATLIYTSGTTGVPKGVMLTHYNFVSEIILGTKKVEVLKPEDKFLSFLPLSHALERAVGYYIPIYNGCQMVFAESIDKVPENMVEVKPTWMVSVPRLFEKMYSRIYENVHAMSGFKKSLFHKAVEVGKKYVEKKYIKKENPGMLSFKYAFFDKLIFSKIRERFGGNIQGFVSGGAPLDKNINEFFWVIGMPIFEGYGLTETSPGVCINTFKQVRFGSVGTMFEHTYAKLDEDGELLLKGPMIMKGYYKNEEATKEALDEEGWFRTGDIGKIDEDGFLYIVDRKKELIITAGGKNIAPQPIENELKLDKYISQAFVYGDRKPYLVALLVPNFERIVEYAKEHHIEYFDMNDLVANEKILKLFKERVEEINKKLPKYETIKKFSLVPVDFTIEGGELTPTLKLKRRVIYNKYKDKIECLYSDDGDCFTCT comes from the coding sequence ATGATTAAATGGCCATTTAAATCGGTTCCAGAGATTTTAAAACACAATTCTGTGAAATTTGCTGATAAACCTGCTTTGGGTTATAAAAAATCTGGTAAATGGGTCGATGTTACTTATGCAAGATTTTATGAGTTGGCATTGATGGTAGCTCGTGGTTTGAGAAAGCTTGGGATAAAACCCGGAGATAGAGTCGCAATACTATCTGAAAATAGACCTGGTTGGGTTATTGCTGATATGGGTATATTGTCAGCAGGTGCGGTAACTGTACCTATTTATGCAACTAACACTCCTGAGCAGGTAAAGTATGTGCTTAATCATTCTGAATCAAGGGTTGTATTCATATCCAATAAAGTTCAATATGATAAACTGGTTCAAATCAAAGACGAGATTCCTCATGTGGAGCATATTATCTCTTTTGATAGATTTTTGGGTACTAAAGACTTTCCAGTTAACACTCACTTGCAACTTGCTGAGATCTCTGTCCCATTAACAGATGATGAAAAAAATGAAATTGAAGAGATTATAGCTAAGATAGAACCTGATGATTTAGCCACTCTCATATATACGTCAGGTACTACAGGTGTTCCTAAGGGTGTAATGCTGACACATTATAATTTTGTTTCTGAAATTATCCTAGGCACTAAGAAGGTGGAAGTTTTAAAACCTGAAGATAAATTTTTGAGCTTTTTACCATTGAGCCATGCTTTGGAAAGAGCAGTTGGATATTATATCCCGATATACAATGGTTGCCAGATGGTTTTTGCTGAAAGTATAGATAAGGTTCCTGAAAATATGGTTGAAGTTAAGCCAACCTGGATGGTGAGTGTCCCAAGGCTTTTTGAAAAGATGTATTCAAGAATTTATGAAAATGTTCATGCTATGAGTGGATTTAAAAAGAGCCTTTTTCATAAAGCAGTAGAGGTCGGTAAAAAATATGTAGAGAAAAAATATATAAAAAAAGAAAATCCTGGTATGCTTAGCTTTAAATATGCCTTTTTTGATAAACTTATTTTTTCAAAAATTAGAGAGCGTTTTGGTGGGAATATCCAAGGGTTTGTTTCTGGTGGTGCTCCTCTTGATAAAAATATAAATGAGTTTTTCTGGGTGATTGGTATGCCAATCTTTGAAGGGTACGGTTTAACAGAGACAAGCCCAGGTGTATGTATAAACACTTTCAAGCAAGTGAGATTTGGCTCTGTAGGGACAATGTTTGAGCATACATATGCAAAGCTTGATGAAGATGGAGAATTATTGTTGAAAGGTCCTATGATAATGAAAGGTTATTATAAAAATGAAGAAGCTACTAAAGAGGCATTGGACGAAGAGGGTTGGTTTAGAACAGGTGATATAGGTAAAATAGATGAGGATGGCTTTTTATATATTGTGGACAGGAAGAAAGAGCTTATCATTACTGCTGGAGGTAAAAATATTGCTCCACAGCCTATAGAAAATGAATTAAAGTTAGATAAATATATTTCTCAAGCTTTTGTTTATGGTGATAGAAAGCCTTATCTTGTGGCTTTACTCGTTCCAAATTTTGAAAGGATAGTGGAATATGCAAAAGAGCATCATATAGAATATTTTGATATGAATGATTTGGTTGCAAATGAAAAAATATTGAAACTTTTCAAAGAAAGAGTAGAAGAGATAAACAAAAAATTGCCTAAATATGAGACTATTAAGAAATTTTCACTTGTCCCAGTTGACTTTACAATTGAGGGTGGTGAGCTTACACCAACATTAAAACTAAAGAGAAGAGTTATCTATAATAAGTATAAAGATAAGATAGAATGTTTATATTCCGATGATGGTGATTGTTTTACTTGCACGTAA
- a CDS encoding OmpP1/FadL family transporter — MKKLLVFLSISLFLAISSFAGNVDTFGIGSKATALGGAFSAYADDPFAVYYNPAGLTQIKRVTLSAGAHIIDPTLKAYDWDAKGGDGNTLPVKDFEDESDTLIAPHIGAAVPLTDKLVFGVALYAPWGLHVKWDDDPAKNPGAYNSFESYYVRVVVSPTIAYKFSDKFSLGFGVSLGRSDSGTQRRVYAPSIPYLHNRTLKSKFEDDSNYSYNIGIMYKPVNSLTFGLTYRSKTDTDFDGWVELDGVQKVDATTEVDHPDQIQFGVRYAPHKRVSLEADVVWTRWSIIDDYTVKFKQPLLGKTSETFVRDWNDTRQVRVGIEYKVSDLLTLRGGYFYDPSPIPDDTFDIVWPDADKKTYSIGAGLNFGKLSVDLVFQYIVAETKRYVGGESDEMNNSYADPVTGNPGEVSMSAKGHLYGYGITFNYKF, encoded by the coding sequence ATGAAAAAATTACTGGTCTTTTTATCCATTTCTCTTTTTTTAGCAATAAGTTCCTTTGCTGGGAATGTTGACACTTTTGGTATCGGCTCCAAGGCAACAGCTCTTGGTGGCGCATTTTCAGCTTATGCAGATGACCCATTTGCAGTGTATTACAACCCAGCTGGTTTAACTCAAATTAAAAGAGTAACTTTATCAGCAGGTGCACACATCATTGATCCTACACTAAAAGCTTATGACTGGGATGCAAAAGGTGGAGACGGAAACACCTTACCTGTAAAAGATTTTGAAGATGAATCTGATACATTAATTGCACCTCACATTGGTGCTGCAGTACCACTTACAGATAAATTAGTTTTCGGTGTTGCACTTTATGCACCTTGGGGTTTACATGTAAAATGGGATGATGACCCAGCAAAAAACCCAGGTGCTTACAATTCATTTGAATCTTATTATGTAAGAGTAGTCGTATCACCAACAATCGCGTATAAGTTTTCTGATAAGTTTTCCTTGGGTTTTGGTGTTTCACTTGGTAGATCAGATTCTGGAACACAAAGAAGAGTTTATGCTCCATCAATACCATATTTACACAACAGAACACTAAAATCTAAATTTGAAGATGATTCTAATTATTCTTACAACATAGGTATTATGTATAAACCTGTAAACTCATTAACATTTGGTTTAACATATAGATCAAAAACTGACACAGATTTTGATGGTTGGGTAGAATTAGATGGTGTCCAAAAGGTAGATGCAACAACAGAGGTTGACCATCCAGACCAAATACAGTTTGGTGTCAGATATGCTCCACATAAAAGAGTATCTTTAGAAGCTGATGTTGTATGGACTCGCTGGAGTATAATAGATGATTATACTGTAAAATTTAAACAGCCGCTTCTTGGTAAAACCTCTGAAACTTTTGTAAGAGACTGGAACGATACAAGGCAGGTAAGAGTGGGTATAGAATACAAAGTTAGCGACCTCTTGACACTTAGAGGTGGATATTTTTATGACCCATCACCTATACCAGACGATACTTTTGATATAGTTTGGCCTGATGCTGACAAAAAAACATATTCTATAGGTGCAGGGCTCAACTTTGGTAAATTATCAGTTGACCTTGTATTTCAATACATCGTTGCTGAAACTAAAAGATATGTAGGTGGAGAAAGTGATGAAATGAATAACAGTTATGCAGACCCAGTAACAGGTAATCCTGGTGAAGTTTCTATGAGCGCAAAAGGACATCTCTATGGATACGGCATAACATTCAACTATAAGTTTTAA
- a CDS encoding Ig-like domain-containing protein, with translation MRKYLLYILSVILLSMTLISCGSSTQDIDDKPAQVDSNAVTHNQLVFDSYGNIYPFPNDILWKDTDGIVDLTSQANGDPQKLALYTAIKALKIKGLSPATPIAIPLANNIKLDPATFENNLGIVDITSFVGYTLNYAENYDNTTFSNITYCQYYYADKDNETLAQACFSELLSYYSENDLATLATIVQNADDNGYLFFDDIEIKQNANVLNIYPLKPFEAGHQYLVVIGDGIKDVNGNDLLPSPVYTTIRNTDNCSVISDSDLQTLCSSYQPLWDLASAVTFTSKENLLEVFTFTTADKTLSVEDFGVIQATLDNASLINNYDSLITGYKYSDLILDNASNEFIYIDQLSDLPLVCQNSYDNITLRTAFNLPIITDNLSNYIKTPNLYALNNIEQILTQYNFPDNQSNIPFVCKEIFDNSSLYDNVTMDEYNDNLTNPNGIVIYQHGLGKDKSDASVIAQFVTDKQIYAIDLPWHGDRVLPTDLTDTSCYENVSGSCYLTDNPIYDRLNLYQSLLDMHTLTKFLGLSALQYNLPLYFAGQSMGSITGSMLLNLDNVTISQAAYTATSGLKYNNFISKAVLNVGGAGYAALLNEATNSLITDLLSTLNLEKHSLEYYITLGVFQLLLDPVDPIYFANNPSINSKVLLQSANGDTIVPNVTNKALALAYNYDNATFITDNTSDTDSPIANPVPGWYMFGKDDNWVNHGFLIHTLIQYYPEAADYLNQAYVDQMQDLARKQLDNFLNNNLN, from the coding sequence ATGAGAAAATACTTATTATATATTTTATCTGTCATTTTACTTTCAATGACACTGATATCTTGTGGTTCAAGCACCCAAGATATTGACGACAAACCAGCACAAGTGGACAGCAATGCAGTTACACACAACCAACTTGTGTTTGACAGCTATGGCAATATATATCCTTTTCCAAATGATATTCTTTGGAAAGATACCGATGGCATAGTTGATTTAACATCTCAAGCAAATGGTGACCCACAAAAATTGGCACTTTACACTGCAATCAAGGCATTGAAAATAAAAGGCTTAAGTCCAGCTACTCCAATTGCGATACCACTTGCAAATAATATAAAACTTGACCCTGCTACATTTGAAAATAATTTAGGTATAGTAGATATAACTAGCTTTGTTGGTTATACTTTAAATTATGCAGAAAATTACGATAACACAACTTTTAGTAATATAACATACTGTCAATATTATTATGCAGATAAAGATAATGAAACTTTAGCTCAGGCATGTTTTTCAGAACTTTTATCTTATTATTCCGAAAATGACTTAGCCACATTAGCAACTATAGTGCAAAATGCTGATGATAATGGTTATCTATTTTTCGACGATATTGAAATCAAACAAAATGCAAATGTCTTAAATATTTATCCACTAAAACCATTTGAAGCTGGACATCAATATTTAGTAGTTATAGGTGATGGTATTAAAGATGTTAATGGAAATGATTTACTACCTTCTCCAGTTTACACCACAATAAGAAATACCGATAACTGTAGCGTCATATCAGATAGCGATTTACAAACACTCTGCTCAAGCTATCAACCATTGTGGGACTTGGCAAGTGCTGTAACTTTTACAAGTAAAGAAAATTTATTAGAAGTATTCACTTTTACAACTGCTGATAAAACATTGAGTGTTGAAGATTTTGGTGTAATCCAAGCAACATTGGATAATGCATCATTAATCAATAATTATGATAGTTTAATAACTGGTTATAAATACAGCGACTTAATCTTAGATAATGCATCTAATGAGTTTATTTATATCGACCAATTAAGCGATTTACCATTAGTTTGTCAAAATTCTTATGACAATATAACATTAAGAACTGCTTTTAATTTGCCAATAATAACTGATAATCTAAGTAATTATATTAAAACTCCTAATCTTTATGCCCTAAATAATATTGAACAGATATTAACTCAGTATAATTTCCCTGACAATCAAAGTAATATCCCTTTTGTATGTAAAGAAATTTTTGACAATAGTTCTCTTTATGATAATGTTACTATGGATGAATACAACGATAATTTAACTAATCCTAATGGAATTGTTATCTATCAACATGGACTTGGAAAAGATAAAAGTGATGCAAGTGTTATAGCACAATTTGTCACGGATAAGCAAATTTATGCAATTGATTTACCATGGCATGGTGATAGGGTTTTACCTACCGATCTAACCGATACATCATGTTATGAAAATGTTTCAGGAAGCTGTTATTTAACAGATAATCCAATCTATGATAGATTAAACCTCTATCAATCACTCTTGGATATGCACACGTTAACTAAATTTTTAGGTTTAAGTGCTTTACAATACAATCTGCCTCTCTATTTTGCTGGTCAGTCAATGGGTAGTATAACTGGTTCCATGTTACTAAACTTAGACAATGTAACAATATCTCAAGCCGCTTATACTGCTACTAGTGGACTAAAATACAACAACTTTATTTCTAAGGCTGTACTCAATGTTGGTGGTGCTGGCTATGCTGCTCTTCTTAACGAAGCTACTAACAGTCTTATTACTGATTTACTGAGCACCTTAAACTTAGAAAAACATAGCTTAGAATACTATATTACATTAGGAGTTTTCCAATTACTACTTGACCCAGTTGATCCTATTTATTTTGCTAATAATCCATCTATTAACAGTAAAGTATTACTGCAATCTGCAAACGGTGATACTATTGTTCCTAATGTAACAAATAAAGCACTTGCTCTAGCTTATAATTATGACAATGCAACATTTATAACAGACAACACTTCTGATACTGATAGCCCTATTGCAAATCCTGTTCCAGGATGGTATATGTTTGGTAAAGATGATAACTGGGTAAATCATGGATTCCTAATTCACACTCTCATTCAATATTATCCAGAAGCAGCTGATTATTTGAATCAAGCATACGTTGATCAGATGCAAGATTTAGCTAGAAAACAATTAGATAACTTTCTAAATAATAACCTTAACTAA
- a CDS encoding PHP domain-containing protein: MIDLHTHSTYSDGTLAPDELIRLAECKNIKMLALTDHDTVNGIDNFLSVDTDIIKIPGVEISIDYNPGTFHLVGLLINHKNEKLRNTLDKLIEYRKERNKELLKLIEKHFNLKVDEKELKSNTDGELGRPHIAKFLVDKGVVKTTQEAFDKYLGKGCPLYIAKKRLKIDEAIEIIHSANGIAIIAHPISLNLNNNEYEPFLKKLKDIGLDGIEVFCSLHTEDDAKLFLEIAKKYNFLISAGSDFHGINKFGIDIGFTGCHKDIENFIYDNFITLLSK, encoded by the coding sequence ATGATTGATTTGCATACACACTCTACATATTCTGATGGAACACTTGCACCTGATGAGTTAATCAGACTTGCTGAGTGCAAAAACATCAAAATGCTTGCTCTTACCGATCACGACACTGTAAATGGGATTGATAACTTTTTATCTGTTGATACCGATATTATCAAAATACCAGGTGTTGAGATAAGTATCGATTATAACCCTGGGACTTTTCACCTTGTAGGTTTATTAATAAACCACAAAAATGAAAAATTAAGGAACACACTTGATAAACTTATTGAATACAGAAAAGAGCGGAACAAAGAGTTATTAAAGCTTATCGAAAAACATTTTAATTTAAAAGTAGATGAAAAGGAACTAAAATCAAACACAGATGGTGAACTTGGAAGACCACATATCGCAAAGTTTTTAGTAGATAAAGGAGTAGTAAAAACTACTCAAGAAGCCTTTGATAAATATCTTGGGAAAGGGTGTCCACTTTATATTGCGAAAAAAAGACTAAAAATAGATGAGGCAATTGAAATTATTCACTCTGCAAACGGTATCGCAATAATTGCTCACCCTATATCACTAAATCTAAATAATAATGAGTATGAACCTTTTCTAAAAAAATTAAAAGATATCGGACTTGATGGGATAGAGGTCTTTTGCTCTCTGCACACAGAAGATGATGCAAAACTATTTTTAGAAATAGCAAAAAAATACAATTTTTTAATATCAGCAGGTAGCGACTTTCACGGCATAAACAAATTTGGTATTGATATCGGTTTTACCGGCTGTCACAAAGATATCGAAAACTTTATTTATGATAACTTCATAACACTATTATCCAAATAA
- the cfa gene encoding cyclopropane fatty acyl phospholipid synthase: MDKIKAYAIKLLNEAGITVNGNNPWDIKVHNDELFREALLKKNLALGEGYMQGWWDCQAIDQFICKILKAKLNEKIKENWREIIYLIPSIIFNKQNKSGAKEVAERHYNLGNELFENFLDPYMQYSCAYFLNTEDLAQAQINKMELICRKLELKKGDKVLDIGCGWGGLAKYMVEKYGCNVVGINISEKQIEYAKKFCKGLPVEIINTDYRDIKGVFDKIVSVGMFEHVGPKNYRTYMKTVYNCLKDDGIFLLHTIGSNESEYTCDPWIDKYIFPNGTLPSISQIAKAAEELFVIEDLHNMGPHYDKTLLCWNRNFQENWNRIKHLYDETFKRMWEYYLLSSAGGFRARHIQLWQIVMTKEGRTQPYNLRG; this comes from the coding sequence ATGGATAAAATAAAAGCTTATGCTATTAAACTATTAAATGAAGCTGGAATTACAGTAAATGGTAATAATCCTTGGGACATAAAAGTTCATAACGATGAGCTTTTTAGAGAAGCATTATTGAAAAAGAATCTAGCTTTAGGTGAAGGATATATGCAGGGCTGGTGGGATTGCCAAGCAATTGATCAATTTATCTGCAAAATTTTAAAAGCAAAATTAAATGAAAAAATAAAAGAAAATTGGAGAGAGATTATTTATCTAATTCCATCTATTATTTTTAATAAACAAAACAAAAGTGGAGCAAAAGAAGTAGCAGAAAGACATTATAATCTGGGAAATGAGCTATTTGAAAACTTTTTAGATCCATATATGCAATATAGTTGCGCATATTTTCTAAATACAGAAGATTTAGCACAAGCACAAATTAATAAAATGGAGTTAATTTGTAGAAAATTAGAATTAAAAAAAGGTGATAAAGTCTTGGATATTGGCTGCGGATGGGGTGGACTTGCAAAATATATGGTAGAAAAATATGGTTGCAATGTTGTTGGGATAAATATTTCAGAAAAACAGATAGAGTATGCAAAAAAATTTTGTAAAGGGTTACCTGTCGAAATTATTAATACTGATTATAGGGATATAAAAGGGGTTTTTGATAAAATCGTTTCAGTGGGGATGTTTGAACACGTAGGGCCTAAAAACTACAGAACATATATGAAAACAGTTTACAACTGCTTAAAAGATGATGGAATTTTCCTTTTACACACAATAGGCTCTAATGAATCTGAATATACTTGCGATCCCTGGATTGATAAATATATCTTTCCAAATGGAACACTTCCAAGTATTTCTCAAATAGCAAAAGCAGCAGAAGAGCTTTTTGTAATCGAAGATTTACACAATATGGGTCCACATTATGACAAAACCCTACTTTGCTGGAATCGAAATTTTCAAGAAAATTGGAATAGAATAAAGCACTTATATGATGAAACTTTTAAAAGGATGTGGGAATATTATCTTTTATCTTCTGCTGGAGGTTTTCGTGCAAGACATATTCAACTATGGCAGATAGTTATGACAAAAGAAGGAAGAACACAACCATATAACCTCAGAGGATAA
- a CDS encoding MBL fold metallo-hydrolase, with product MKITVINENYVDKQGLFAEHGLSLLIELENKVLLFDTGQAVSIVNNLNILNYKRSKIDYIILSHGHYDHTGGLYKNRYYLKDLCNKVIASKYVFDKHLRKTDDNYDFIGLKDDVKKDFEFLFVEDSYQLSENIIVYGSIKRFEEFLADKRLFCEIDNKIVKDPFRDELYLLIKDGGKNILITGCSHAGIINIVKDCFEKAGIDRLDYLIGGMHLFRSDLSYVEKVGNFLQNEVSVENVITGHCTGLDNFYYLKNNFHINFIYLKTGEQFIL from the coding sequence ATGAAGATTACTGTAATCAATGAAAATTATGTGGATAAACAGGGTTTATTTGCAGAGCATGGACTCTCTTTGTTGATAGAGTTGGAAAATAAAGTACTACTTTTTGACACTGGACAGGCTGTTTCAATTGTAAATAATTTAAATATTCTGAATTATAAACGTTCAAAAATAGATTACATCATTTTAAGTCATGGGCATTATGATCATACAGGTGGTTTATATAAAAACAGATATTATTTAAAAGACTTATGTAATAAGGTGATAGCATCCAAATATGTATTTGATAAACATTTAAGAAAAACTGATGATAATTATGATTTTATTGGATTAAAAGATGATGTGAAAAAAGATTTTGAATTTTTATTTGTGGAAGATAGCTATCAGTTGTCAGAAAATATTATTGTTTATGGCAGTATTAAAAGGTTTGAAGAGTTTTTAGCTGATAAAAGGCTTTTTTGTGAGATAGATAATAAAATTGTTAAAGATCCTTTTAGAGATGAGTTATATCTACTAATTAAAGATGGTGGGAAAAATATATTGATTACAGGCTGCTCACATGCAGGCATTATAAATATTGTAAAAGATTGTTTTGAAAAGGCTGGTATCGATAGGTTGGATTATTTGATAGGTGGTATGCATCTTTTTAGATCAGATTTAAGTTATGTTGAAAAAGTTGGGAATTTTTTACAAAATGAAGTAAGTGTCGAAAATGTTATTACAGGCCATTGCACAGGGCTTGATAACTTTTATTATTTAAAGAATAATTTTCATATTAATTTTATTTATTTAAAAACGGGTGAGCAGTTTATCCTCTGA